The following proteins are encoded in a genomic region of Bacillus horti:
- the sufD gene encoding Fe-S cluster assembly protein SufD: MTVETKVNFNREYVTQYSQRHQEPAWLLELRLQGLELSEKLSLPVIEKTKIDTWPLLPTAHEGEEAFITEVAQLPKTVHDMLGGAEEDAKNIVIHKNSQPIFNALAEDLKSKGVIFTDIKTAIKEHEALVSKYYMNQVAKVDEHKISALHAALMNSGVFLYVPKNVQIEQPLQSLFWQENSQIGLVPHILIVAEENSQLTYVENYFGSDNEDGINNYVAEVIVGNNAQVTFAAVDHLGAKTTSYVYRKANVANDGRIDWALGQMHSGNTVSDNTTYLKGKGAIGDTKSVVVGTGEQSLNFVQKMVQTGHYTEGEMLSHGVMRESARAIFNGITKIEKGALKSTGEQTERVLMLSEKARGDANPILLIDENVERAGHAASVGKVDPMQLFYLMSRGISKQDAEKLIILGFLSPVVELIPLEGLKKRLVELIERKVK; encoded by the coding sequence ATGACAGTGGAAACCAAAGTCAACTTCAACCGCGAGTATGTGACTCAATATTCACAACGCCATCAAGAACCTGCATGGCTATTGGAATTGCGTCTTCAAGGTCTTGAATTAAGTGAAAAGTTATCTCTACCTGTTATAGAGAAAACGAAGATTGATACATGGCCGTTGCTGCCTACAGCTCATGAAGGAGAAGAGGCTTTTATTACAGAAGTAGCTCAATTGCCTAAAACGGTTCATGACATGCTAGGTGGAGCAGAAGAGGATGCCAAGAATATTGTAATACACAAAAATTCGCAGCCTATCTTTAATGCATTAGCAGAGGATCTTAAAAGCAAGGGTGTTATCTTTACGGATATTAAAACAGCCATAAAGGAGCATGAAGCCCTCGTTTCAAAATATTATATGAATCAAGTAGCCAAAGTAGATGAGCATAAGATTAGTGCTCTTCATGCTGCTTTAATGAATAGTGGTGTATTCCTATACGTTCCGAAAAATGTACAAATTGAGCAGCCTTTGCAAAGCTTATTCTGGCAAGAGAACAGTCAGATTGGACTAGTTCCTCACATTTTAATTGTTGCAGAGGAAAATAGTCAGCTTACGTATGTTGAGAACTACTTCGGTAGTGATAACGAAGATGGAATTAATAACTACGTTGCTGAAGTGATCGTTGGCAATAACGCTCAAGTAACCTTTGCTGCTGTAGACCATCTTGGAGCAAAAACAACAAGCTATGTGTATCGAAAAGCAAACGTAGCTAATGATGGGCGAATTGATTGGGCACTAGGCCAAATGCATAGTGGAAATACCGTTTCAGATAACACAACGTATCTAAAGGGTAAAGGGGCCATTGGGGATACAAAATCTGTCGTTGTTGGAACAGGAGAGCAGTCTCTGAACTTTGTACAAAAAATGGTTCAAACAGGTCATTATACTGAAGGTGAAATGCTTAGCCATGGTGTAATGAGAGAGTCTGCTAGAGCTATCTTCAACGGGATCACTAAAATCGAAAAGGGTGCCTTGAAGTCAACAGGTGAGCAAACAGAAAGAGTGCTAATGCTTAGTGAAAAGGCCCGTGGGGATGCGAATCCGATTCTTTTAATTGATGAGAATGTAGAGAGAGCAGGTCATGCGGCTTCCGTTGGGAAAGTGGATCCGATGCAGCTGTTCTACCTGATGTCTAGAGGGATTTCGAAGCAAGACGCTGAAAAGCTGATTATTTTAGGCTTCCTATCTCCTGTAGTAGAGCTCATTCCTTTAGAAGGCTTAAAGAAACGTTTAGTTG
- the sufC gene encoding Fe-S cluster assembly ATPase SufC has product MSAPQLKIKDFGVSIEGKEILKNFSLDIKGGEIHAIMGPNGTGKSTLASSLMGHPSYEVTAGSVELDGEDVLDMEVDERARAGLFLAMQYPSEISGVTTADFLRSAINANREEGDEISLMKFIRTLDEKMNVLEMDNSFSQRYLNEGFSGGEKKRNEILQMLMLQPRVCILDEIDSGLDIDALKVVSKGVNDLRSPDRAFLIITHYQRLLNYITPDFVHVMMQGRIVKSGGPELAQRLEAEGYDWIKQELGIKDETVGQEA; this is encoded by the coding sequence ATGTCAGCACCACAGTTAAAAATCAAAGATTTTGGAGTATCCATCGAAGGAAAAGAAATTTTAAAGAATTTCTCTTTAGATATTAAGGGTGGAGAAATCCACGCGATCATGGGACCAAACGGAACGGGTAAAAGTACACTTGCATCCTCATTGATGGGTCACCCTAGCTATGAAGTCACTGCTGGGTCTGTTGAGCTTGATGGTGAAGATGTTTTAGATATGGAGGTTGACGAGCGTGCAAGAGCAGGACTATTTCTTGCTATGCAATATCCAAGCGAAATTAGTGGAGTAACAACAGCTGATTTCTTACGCTCAGCCATTAACGCTAATCGTGAAGAAGGCGATGAAATTTCTTTAATGAAGTTTATCAGAACGCTTGACGAAAAGATGAATGTGCTAGAAATGGATAATTCCTTCTCTCAGCGCTATCTTAATGAAGGCTTCTCTGGTGGAGAGAAGAAAAGAAATGAAATTCTGCAAATGCTTATGCTACAGCCTAGAGTTTGTATCCTAGATGAAATCGATTCAGGTTTAGATATTGATGCTCTTAAAGTAGTATCAAAAGGGGTTAATGATCTTCGTAGCCCTGATCGTGCCTTCTTAATTATTACTCACTATCAACGTTTGTTGAATTATATTACACCGGACTTTGTTCATGTTATGATGCAAGGACGTATTGTGAAATCTGGTGGACCAGAGCTAGCTCAACGCCTTGAAGCAGAAGGCTATGATTGGATTAAACAAGAATTAGGAATCAAAGACGAAACTGTTGGCCAAGAGGCTTAA
- a CDS encoding TRAP transporter permease, producing MSRTSKEITTDNRQEEELSNDQKELLEKYDQESRFRSFKRGMALLITVIAVAFSLYHLYTSYFSGPVTLKHRSLHVGVALVLIFLLYPAFQRLKRSKLHWYDIIFSFLALSTTVYMFVEYLGIVNRGGLPNQWDVVFATILIVLVLEAARRVTGWALPLLAILFILYGLFGRNLPGIFRHRGFDWEQLSNFLYTTTEGIYGTAIGVSATYIFLFILFGAVLSKSGMGQFFNDISLALAGHTKGGPAKVAVLASGMLGSINGAAVANVVTTGAFTIPLMKKVGYQRNFAGAVEASASVGGQILPPIMGAAAFIMAEMLGMPYSQIALAAILPALLFYIGIITQVHLRASKDGLRGIKRADLPRVKEVMKERGHLLLPLLFLMYMLFFSGRTIIFSAFLTIIVTILVAMIRKTTRMSFKDIVEALEMGARNTLGVAIACAAVGIIVGVATLTGFGLKLANGIVLLGGQSLFLTLVFTMLACIVLGMGLPSIPTYIITATMAAPALVELGIQPFVAHMFVFYFGIFANITPPVALASFAAAGISGGDPMRTGFQSMKLSIAGFIVPYMFVYSNSLLLMDTTWLEGAVVVLTSITGVVMLGAGAEGYLFKKMNVFIRIVAIGGALLFMNPSFLTDMIGFSIIAAVILFQYIGYKKETNNSEVVM from the coding sequence ATGAGTAGGACATCAAAGGAAATCACGACAGATAATAGGCAGGAAGAGGAACTGTCTAATGATCAAAAGGAGCTACTAGAAAAGTATGACCAAGAATCTAGATTCCGTTCTTTTAAACGGGGTATGGCTCTTTTGATAACCGTCATAGCAGTAGCCTTCTCATTGTACCATCTTTATACCTCCTATTTTAGTGGGCCAGTGACTTTAAAGCACCGCTCTTTACACGTAGGGGTTGCCCTTGTTTTAATCTTTTTACTTTATCCTGCCTTTCAAAGACTAAAAAGAAGCAAGCTTCATTGGTACGATATTATTTTTTCTTTTCTCGCTCTATCAACAACCGTATATATGTTTGTTGAGTATTTAGGTATCGTAAATCGAGGTGGATTACCAAATCAGTGGGATGTGGTATTTGCTACTATTCTAATTGTTCTTGTTCTTGAGGCGGCAAGAAGAGTAACCGGATGGGCTCTTCCTTTATTAGCCATCCTATTTATCTTATATGGATTGTTTGGACGCAACTTGCCGGGGATTTTCAGACATCGTGGATTTGATTGGGAACAGCTTTCTAATTTTTTGTATACCACTACAGAAGGAATTTACGGTACAGCGATTGGAGTATCAGCAACATATATCTTTTTATTTATTTTATTTGGTGCCGTTCTTAGTAAATCTGGAATGGGGCAGTTCTTCAATGATATTTCCTTAGCCTTAGCTGGTCATACAAAGGGCGGACCGGCAAAAGTTGCCGTTCTTGCTAGTGGAATGCTAGGAAGTATTAATGGAGCAGCTGTCGCTAATGTTGTCACCACTGGAGCTTTTACCATTCCTTTGATGAAGAAGGTTGGATACCAGAGGAACTTCGCAGGAGCGGTGGAAGCGTCCGCATCGGTAGGTGGGCAAATCTTACCTCCGATTATGGGAGCGGCTGCCTTTATTATGGCTGAAATGCTCGGTATGCCTTATTCACAAATTGCTCTCGCAGCGATCTTACCAGCGTTGCTTTTCTATATTGGAATCATTACTCAGGTTCATCTGCGCGCCTCAAAGGATGGGCTAAGAGGAATTAAGAGAGCAGATTTACCTCGTGTTAAGGAAGTTATGAAAGAGAGAGGGCATCTACTTTTACCTTTATTGTTTCTAATGTACATGCTCTTTTTCAGCGGAAGAACGATCATCTTTTCTGCCTTCCTAACCATTATTGTAACCATTCTAGTGGCCATGATTAGAAAAACCACAAGAATGTCTTTTAAAGATATTGTAGAAGCTCTTGAAATGGGAGCTAGAAATACTCTTGGAGTAGCGATTGCTTGCGCAGCTGTAGGTATAATTGTAGGTGTAGCCACATTAACTGGCTTCGGCTTGAAGCTTGCTAATGGTATTGTTTTATTAGGTGGACAAAGTTTATTCCTCACCCTAGTCTTTACCATGCTTGCTTGTATAGTGCTTGGAATGGGCTTACCTAGTATTCCAACCTATATTATTACGGCTACAATGGCTGCACCTGCTTTAGTAGAATTGGGGATACAGCCATTTGTTGCTCACATGTTTGTATTCTACTTTGGTATTTTTGCTAATATTACACCTCCTGTGGCCTTGGCCTCCTTTGCTGCAGCTGGAATATCTGGTGGGGATCCAATGAGAACAGGATTCCAATCAATGAAGCTATCCATAGCAGGATTTATTGTTCCTTATATGTTTGTATACAGTAACTCCTTGCTTTTAATGGATACGACATGGCTTGAAGGGGCAGTTGTCGTTCTTACTTCGATAACTGGAGTGGTCATGCTTGGGGCTGGTGCTGAAGGCTATCTGTTTAAAAAGATGAATGTGTTCATTAGAATCGTGGCAATAGGTGGAGCGTTACTGTTTATGAATCCAAGCTTTTTGACAGATATGATTGGATTTTCTATCATAGCTGCAGTCATTCTCTTCCAATATATTGGCTACAAAAAAGAGACAAACAATTCAGAAGTAGTAATGTAA
- a CDS encoding TAXI family TRAP transporter solute-binding subunit: MNKRKSLPILLSFTLMLVLFLAACGGGDSTGESDTGSESGSGSDADTGSNAEQDEELFITIATGGTSGVYYPIGGAMSNLFERELGHFTSVQATGASVENINLITTGRAELAITMGDAVLQAYEGTGAFEGEEPVEELRGMASLYPNHVQIVTTAATGITEFEDLRGKRVGVGAPNSGVELNARMMFEAHGMTYDDVNVDYLSYSEAIDQIKNGLVDAAFVTSGLPNATIMDLQTSADVVIVPIEGAAMDYLAEHYPFFSADIIPANTYDNTEDIHTASIQNLLLVSGELSEDAVYVLTKTMFENIDRIQNSHNAAKEIDLEGVAEGMIVPFHPGAEKYLKEVGAID; this comes from the coding sequence ATGAATAAAAGAAAAAGTTTACCTATACTGCTTTCGTTCACTCTTATGTTAGTCCTTTTCCTAGCAGCTTGTGGTGGAGGAGATTCGACTGGTGAATCAGATACAGGTTCTGAATCAGGGTCAGGATCAGATGCAGATACTGGTTCAAATGCCGAACAGGATGAAGAGTTATTTATCACAATTGCTACTGGTGGAACGTCAGGGGTTTATTATCCTATTGGTGGGGCTATGTCCAACTTATTTGAAAGGGAGCTGGGTCATTTTACATCCGTACAAGCCACTGGAGCATCTGTTGAAAACATCAATTTAATTACAACTGGACGTGCAGAGCTTGCCATAACAATGGGTGACGCTGTTCTTCAGGCATATGAAGGGACAGGAGCTTTTGAGGGTGAGGAACCAGTAGAGGAACTGAGAGGAATGGCCTCTCTATACCCAAATCATGTTCAAATTGTAACTACAGCAGCTACTGGGATTACAGAATTTGAAGATTTAAGGGGAAAACGTGTTGGAGTGGGGGCTCCAAACTCTGGTGTTGAATTAAACGCACGTATGATGTTTGAAGCCCATGGAATGACCTATGATGATGTTAATGTTGACTATCTTTCTTATAGTGAAGCGATTGATCAGATTAAAAATGGCTTGGTTGATGCCGCTTTTGTAACGAGTGGCCTTCCAAATGCTACGATTATGGATCTACAAACATCAGCTGATGTTGTCATTGTACCCATTGAAGGGGCGGCAATGGATTATTTAGCTGAGCACTATCCTTTCTTCTCAGCTGATATTATTCCTGCTAATACGTATGACAATACTGAGGATATTCACACGGCTAGTATTCAAAATCTCCTTTTAGTAAGTGGAGAGCTATCTGAGGACGCTGTATATGTACTGACTAAAACAATGTTTGAAAACATTGACAGAATTCAAAACTCGCACAATGCAGCAAAGGAAATCGATCTTGAAGGTGTTGCAGAAGGGATGATTGTGCCATTTCATCCTGGGGCAGAGAAATATCTTAAAGAGGTGGGAGCGATAGATTAA
- a CDS encoding sigma-54-dependent transcriptional regulator, giving the protein MNQLLIIDDELSICSSLQFAMEDDYHVLTTTDPHQGIQWIKQKTFDVCLLDLKIGSVNGLDVLQELKADQPDLIVIIMTAYGSISSSVDAIKKGAYSYVTKPVNVDEIHTLIKQALHVKKLNSQVEYLSQELEKKYGYQGMIGKSSSMRKIYQLIGKLKDIDTNVCITGESGTGKELVARAIHFSGKRKKEHFEVVNCAAIPEHLLESELFGHEKGAFTGAVTQRMGKFQIANQGSIFLDEIGDMPLTLQSKLLRVIQQREVTPLGSNDAVQLNVRVIAATNRDLKEAVRLGEFREDLYFRLNVIELELPPLRDRKDDLPFLLQHFIQKFNLELGKEIKGFSPEAFEIIMHYDYPGNVRELANIVEAAMVITEGEHIVAEDLAKQIRLKANFSIQKQNIDSSIKSLIGKSLKEIEKEVILQTLELHKGHRKKTADTLGISERGLRDKLKNYKKEEL; this is encoded by the coding sequence ATGAATCAATTACTAATCATTGATGACGAACTATCCATATGTTCCTCCTTACAATTTGCTATGGAGGATGACTATCATGTTCTGACAACAACAGATCCCCATCAAGGAATCCAGTGGATAAAGCAGAAAACTTTTGATGTGTGTTTGTTAGACTTAAAAATAGGCTCTGTGAACGGATTAGATGTGTTGCAGGAACTTAAAGCAGATCAACCAGATCTTATTGTTATTATCATGACGGCTTATGGCAGTATCTCTTCCTCCGTTGATGCAATTAAAAAAGGAGCCTATTCTTATGTGACAAAGCCAGTTAATGTTGATGAGATTCATACACTCATAAAACAGGCGCTACATGTCAAAAAATTAAACAGTCAGGTGGAGTACCTTAGTCAAGAGCTTGAAAAAAAATATGGCTATCAGGGTATGATTGGCAAGAGTTCCTCGATGAGAAAGATTTATCAGCTTATAGGTAAGCTAAAGGATATCGACACTAATGTGTGTATCACAGGAGAAAGTGGGACAGGGAAGGAGCTTGTAGCAAGAGCCATACATTTCTCTGGAAAACGAAAAAAAGAACATTTTGAAGTAGTCAACTGTGCGGCGATTCCAGAGCATTTGCTGGAAAGTGAGCTTTTCGGTCATGAAAAGGGGGCTTTCACTGGAGCAGTAACCCAAAGAATGGGCAAGTTTCAAATAGCGAATCAAGGGTCAATCTTTTTAGATGAGATTGGGGATATGCCATTAACGCTACAATCCAAGCTTCTTAGGGTTATTCAGCAGAGAGAGGTTACACCTTTAGGTTCAAATGATGCGGTTCAACTAAATGTTCGTGTGATTGCGGCCACAAATCGTGATCTTAAGGAAGCGGTAAGGCTAGGAGAGTTTAGAGAGGATCTTTATTTTAGATTAAATGTGATTGAGCTAGAGCTACCCCCTTTGAGAGACAGGAAGGATGATCTTCCTTTTTTATTGCAGCATTTCATTCAAAAGTTCAATCTAGAACTAGGTAAGGAAATAAAAGGATTCTCACCGGAAGCGTTTGAAATTATCATGCACTATGACTATCCGGGAAACGTTAGAGAGCTTGCCAATATTGTTGAAGCTGCAATGGTTATCACCGAAGGGGAGCACATTGTGGCCGAGGATCTTGCAAAACAAATTAGACTTAAGGCTAATTTCTCTATTCAAAAACAGAACATTGATTCTAGTATCAAAAGCCTTATTGGAAAAAGTTTAAAGGAAATAGAGAAGGAGGTCATCCTACAGACTCTAGAGCTTCACAAGGGACATCGTAAAAAGACAGCAGATACACTGGGGATCAGTGAACGAGGCCTTAGAGATAAGCTTAAGAACTATAAGAAGGAAGAACTGTAG
- a CDS encoding transporter substrate-binding domain-containing protein — MKREQFVKRTSSRKKWNFTIAVAVCCVVAAVITIPYMFDSFLKHHVYARDLSLNNQAGEEPSPLRIGFDPLLPPYQFEELGEYKGFNIDIMKSVADWGDLTLEWVPVRTGDKVQALKEERVDVLLGVPYRANYVDDINFTERYYTSEVGMLVPVQHSSTISNLAELSERIVALEKDTLEYEFLQNIRRIKYHVTSNQRDAFRLLLEGRADAFVGNAVTAEKLLEEYGVQEHFIFVDRYVMPIEYTMAVRQQDYSLLQFLNEGLNEIKVQGTYKQIHEQWFVDEHGELQQRMEMMIRIITISGLFIGCIFFLGICWNRQLKKQVRIRTEDVNQLNESLAIRATEVKNSDQLTKQILESSPRAIVTIDRAGIITSMNEKATHTMNLKSKVNGVSYKLNPVMKEVLDSKIRDILDKGKQFHGEIESHTLSGNRGEEVYLRYYAYPLNDYQKKISGVILSFEDITDERHLRDQMFEQEKSRALSQLVAGIAHEIRNPLTSIKTFVELIPNKIQNLRFQEEISHHVPKEIERLNELIEGLIDYAKPAGQKFERINVASFIESAAPLFLKAVEIKGYKVETILKPDLEIKVDPNQLKQVLINLIINSVEALDEKERVESESSYADITIRSWNEEGHAKGMVYIQVTDQGIGMSEKQIKRVMEPFYTTKSNGVGLGLALSYQYIKENNGEMEIESIVGKGTTVTLSFRREK; from the coding sequence TTGAAGCGTGAACAATTCGTTAAACGCACTTCAAGCCGTAAGAAGTGGAATTTTACTATTGCGGTTGCGGTGTGTTGTGTTGTTGCCGCTGTCATTACAATTCCTTATATGTTCGATTCTTTCTTAAAGCATCATGTATATGCTAGAGATCTTTCCTTGAATAACCAAGCTGGGGAGGAGCCTTCCCCATTACGTATTGGCTTTGATCCTTTGCTCCCTCCTTATCAGTTTGAAGAGCTAGGGGAATACAAGGGCTTTAATATTGATATTATGAAATCGGTTGCTGATTGGGGAGATTTAACCTTGGAGTGGGTTCCAGTAAGGACAGGTGATAAGGTCCAGGCTCTAAAAGAGGAACGAGTAGACGTTTTACTTGGGGTGCCGTATAGGGCCAATTATGTAGATGACATTAATTTTACGGAGCGTTATTATACGTCTGAAGTTGGGATGCTAGTACCTGTTCAGCATTCATCCACCATTAGTAATTTGGCAGAGCTGTCGGAAAGAATTGTGGCTCTAGAAAAAGATACACTTGAATATGAATTTTTACAAAACATTAGAAGAATCAAATATCATGTCACCTCAAACCAGAGAGATGCGTTCAGGCTATTACTGGAAGGTAGGGCCGATGCTTTTGTAGGAAATGCTGTGACAGCGGAGAAGCTCCTTGAAGAGTATGGGGTTCAGGAGCATTTTATTTTTGTGGACCGTTATGTTATGCCTATCGAATATACGATGGCTGTTAGACAGCAGGACTACTCATTACTTCAATTTCTTAACGAAGGCTTGAATGAAATTAAAGTACAGGGGACGTATAAACAGATCCATGAGCAATGGTTTGTAGATGAACATGGTGAATTGCAGCAACGGATGGAAATGATGATTCGGATCATTACCATTAGTGGTTTATTTATCGGTTGTATTTTTTTTCTGGGAATTTGTTGGAATAGGCAATTGAAAAAGCAAGTTAGAATTAGAACTGAGGATGTGAATCAATTAAATGAATCATTAGCCATACGAGCGACAGAAGTAAAAAATAGTGATCAGCTCACTAAACAAATTCTTGAAAGTAGCCCAAGAGCAATCGTTACAATAGATCGTGCAGGTATTATCACATCAATGAATGAGAAGGCCACTCATACGATGAATTTGAAAAGCAAAGTGAACGGAGTCTCCTATAAATTGAATCCCGTAATGAAAGAGGTTCTGGATTCCAAGATACGGGATATTCTTGATAAAGGTAAGCAATTTCATGGTGAAATAGAATCGCATACATTAAGTGGTAATCGGGGGGAAGAGGTGTACCTTCGCTACTATGCGTATCCCCTTAATGATTATCAAAAGAAGATTTCAGGAGTCATTTTATCCTTTGAGGATATTACGGATGAACGTCACCTGCGTGATCAAATGTTTGAGCAGGAGAAAAGTAGAGCATTAAGTCAGCTGGTAGCTGGAATTGCACATGAAATAAGAAATCCATTAACCTCAATTAAAACATTTGTAGAGCTGATCCCGAACAAAATTCAAAATTTACGATTCCAAGAGGAAATCAGTCACCATGTACCAAAGGAGATTGAACGATTAAATGAGTTAATTGAAGGTCTGATTGATTATGCTAAGCCCGCTGGTCAAAAGTTTGAGCGGATTAATGTTGCCTCATTCATCGAATCGGCAGCCCCCCTATTTCTTAAAGCTGTAGAAATAAAAGGGTATAAGGTAGAAACAATTTTAAAGCCGGACTTAGAAATAAAGGTAGACCCAAATCAGCTTAAACAGGTTCTAATTAATCTAATTATTAATTCGGTAGAAGCGTTAGATGAGAAGGAAAGGGTAGAAAGTGAAAGTTCTTATGCTGATATTACGATTCGATCATGGAATGAAGAGGGACATGCAAAAGGAATGGTATATATTCAAGTGACTGATCAGGGAATTGGAATGAGTGAAAAGCAAATTAAAAGAGTGATGGAACCCTTTTATACCACAAAATCTAATGGGGTTGGATTAGGTCTTGCTTTATCCTATCAATACATTAAAGAAAACAATGGAGAAATGGAAATCGAAAGTATAGTTGGAAAAGGAACGACAGTTACTCTATCCTTTAGAAGGGAGAAGTAA
- a CDS encoding carboxymuconolactone decarboxylase family protein — MQEEYMESEVELWIQDYKEGLGQFEEKLPSIARSYMDFTGACFAAGDIDQKMKQLMALGISLYAQDEYCIVYHTNEAIHHGATEQEILEVIGVCAAIGGGAVMSQGVTLVQDCLAQLNTKH; from the coding sequence ATGCAGGAAGAATATATGGAAAGTGAAGTAGAATTATGGATTCAAGATTATAAGGAGGGCCTTGGGCAGTTTGAAGAAAAGCTTCCTAGTATTGCCCGCAGCTATATGGATTTCACAGGAGCCTGCTTTGCAGCCGGAGACATTGATCAAAAGATGAAGCAGCTTATGGCTTTGGGAATCAGTTTGTATGCACAGGATGAATACTGTATTGTGTACCATACTAATGAAGCAATTCATCACGGAGCTACTGAGCAAGAGATATTAGAGGTTATTGGAGTATGTGCAGCTATAGGTGGCGGGGCTGTGATGAGCCAAGGGGTTACCCTTGTCCAAGATTGCCTAGCCCAATTAAACACGAAGCATTAA
- a CDS encoding MetQ/NlpA family ABC transporter substrate-binding protein encodes MLKRKGFILLALLLIVSLVAVACGQGEESAPNEEQNQGETPSEGTEENTNETETQVLKVGATAVPHAEILEEVVAPLLEEQGISLEVTVFQDYILPNKNLFEGDLDANFFQHIPYLTSQNEEHNYGLVEVAGVHIEPMGGYSDRYDSIEDLPDGALILHPDAVSEEGRVLALLESKGLITLAEGVGFYGTVRDIVDNPHNFEFRGVEAATLAQAYVDGDLAIINTNYALQAGLSPAEDSLILEEPDNNPYVNVLAALEANQNDEGIQKLAEALNSPEVRDYILEKYEGNVIPAF; translated from the coding sequence ATGTTAAAAAGAAAAGGATTTATATTATTAGCACTACTACTAATTGTTTCATTAGTTGCAGTAGCTTGTGGTCAAGGTGAGGAATCAGCACCAAATGAGGAGCAGAATCAAGGAGAAACTCCGTCAGAAGGTACGGAGGAGAACACGAATGAAACAGAAACTCAGGTGCTTAAGGTTGGAGCTACAGCTGTTCCACATGCTGAAATTTTAGAAGAAGTGGTTGCTCCATTATTAGAAGAGCAAGGAATTAGCTTAGAGGTTACTGTATTCCAGGATTATATCCTACCGAACAAAAACTTGTTTGAGGGAGATTTAGATGCTAACTTCTTCCAGCACATTCCTTATCTAACGTCTCAAAATGAAGAGCATAATTACGGATTAGTTGAAGTAGCAGGTGTTCATATCGAGCCGATGGGTGGTTACTCTGATCGCTATGATTCCATTGAGGACCTTCCAGATGGAGCGTTGATCCTACATCCAGACGCTGTGTCAGAGGAAGGAAGAGTGCTTGCTCTTTTAGAATCTAAAGGACTTATTACTTTAGCTGAAGGAGTTGGCTTCTACGGAACTGTTCGCGATATCGTAGACAACCCACACAATTTTGAATTTAGAGGTGTAGAAGCTGCTACGTTAGCGCAGGCCTATGTAGATGGCGATTTGGCTATCATTAACACGAACTATGCACTGCAAGCAGGATTATCACCAGCAGAGGATTCTCTGATTCTTGAGGAGCCAGATAACAATCCATACGTTAATGTTTTGGCTGCTTTAGAAGCAAACCAGAACGATGAAGGAATTCAAAAATTAGCAGAAGCCCTAAATTCACCAGAAGTGCGTGATTATATCCTAGAGAAATATGAAGGAAATGTTATACCAGCCTTCTAA
- a CDS encoding methionine ABC transporter permease: MMNWLEQVLPNVYWDTIWEGVVETLYMTGVSLLFTALLGIPLGILLYMTAKGNPWESQIFYKSAGFVVNVLRSIPFIILIIILMPYVRIIIGSGIGTSAAIPALVVSSAPFYARLVEIGLREIPKGVVEAAKAMGASNLKIIYKVLLPESLPAIVSGLTVTGIALIGYTAMAGVIGAGGLGYIAYRYGFQGNNLEITLVATVIIVILVQLIQSVGDLIVKQIDKR, from the coding sequence ATGATGAATTGGTTAGAGCAGGTTTTACCGAATGTGTATTGGGATACGATTTGGGAAGGAGTTGTAGAAACCCTCTATATGACGGGTGTATCGCTTCTTTTTACAGCTCTATTGGGTATTCCTTTAGGAATTTTGCTTTATATGACGGCTAAGGGGAACCCTTGGGAAAGCCAGATTTTTTATAAATCAGCAGGATTTGTGGTTAATGTCCTACGATCTATCCCTTTTATTATTCTAATTATTATCCTGATGCCCTATGTGCGCATTATTATAGGAAGTGGAATTGGGACATCAGCAGCGATTCCCGCTCTAGTTGTTTCTTCTGCTCCCTTTTACGCACGATTAGTGGAGATAGGGCTTCGAGAAATTCCAAAAGGGGTTGTCGAGGCGGCTAAAGCGATGGGTGCTAGCAATCTAAAGATCATTTATAAAGTTTTACTTCCTGAATCCTTGCCTGCTATTGTCTCAGGTCTTACGGTAACTGGAATTGCACTTATAGGCTATACGGCTATGGCAGGGGTCATTGGTGCAGGAGGATTAGGGTATATCGCTTATCGTTATGGGTTCCAAGGTAATAATTTGGAGATAACTCTTGTAGCTACCGTAATCATTGTGATTCTTGTGCAGCTCATTCAATCGGTAGGAGATCTTATTGTCAAGCAGATAGATAAGCGCTAA